The genomic segment TGTGTTTCCTTGAGGCCTAAGAAACATGTTGAACTCATTTCCTTACGcagaaaaacatttacaaagcCAATTTTCTGAATGTGACCATAATTATCCAAGGTCCTTACTAGCTCTCTGACCTTTCAGTCAAATCTTGTGGTCTTGATTAAAGACTGTGAGATATAGTTGAAAATTATACTGTTTCCGAAAGCGAAGAATGAAACTTCATGCTCAGATGTGTGGATTATTTTGAAACCTGCATTGTTCACGTTTATTACGTCCATCCATATGTCAGATTACATTGGCTACAATTCTTCACCTGGTGCATTGCTACATTTCTTTATCAGTGGAATAGTATGAAACCGTTGGCAGGAGTGTGTGCTATGTGACTAGGTGCATCCTTACCTGCATGTTAGTAAGCAGGagatacaaacaaaacaggcaGCCGGTCATCAAAATATTACTCCATAGTGCTACTATtggtcaaaaactccacagggtaccttCGAGTTGTAGCCCttactttatgtatattttgcaattagaaacataaaaaaaaacaactctagATTGGTTAAAGAGTAATTTAAAATGGTTCATCTCCCCTTGCTGCAATGGTGTACCTAAGAGCGTTTCAGTACAGTATGACATCACTGGTGGGTGTGGATACAGATGCAACAGAGCTCACTTCTGACCACACTCAGTATCACCGATGGGAGATTGAAACTTCCAAGCTGAGAGGGCAGTGAAACACTGTTCTTCACTCTGGTGTTAAGTTACTGTTTAAATATGTTGTTGAACCTGCCTTTGTCTGCACTGTATCCCTGCTCAATGTATAAACTTGGCTATTGGAGCTAACACACCTCTCCAATAACGCTTTAACTGAGGCTCTCTTGTGAGCACTTGATTTGAATTACAGACATTGTTGCAGAGTCAGTGCTGTTTTTATTGGTGGCCCTAATTGCACTGTTTCTGTTCAGGTCCACAGGAAAAGAGTTTGCACTGAAGATCATCGACAAGGCCAAGTGCACTGGAAAGGTttcactgtctttttttcccccaccatctccttctctcttctttgTGTGTATTgctcagacatgcacacactcctAAGGAAGGGTCATATGTCAGCATTGCACTGCATAattcacacacccacacacactagtgtggcctgtgtgtgtctctgatccTCTTATCCCACACACTTAGATTAAGCTGGTAATGTTTTATTCATCACCTAACTGAAATAATCTTCACACACTGACAATGACGCACACTGAATGACATAcccttgacaaaaaaaaacattcaatcgATAGAAACAATGCAGTGTCTTTTTATTAGCATAAATGGCTCAGTGTCAATCCTGTGTACTGGAACATACAGTAACTTGGATTATTTGTCTTGGTGTGTTTCCAGGAGCACCTTATAGAGAATGAAGTCGCAGTGCTGCGGAAGGTGAAACACCCCAACATCATCATGTTGATAGAGGAGGTGGACACTCCCTCTGAACTCTACCTGGTTATGGAGCTTGTCAAGGTAGAGTAGAAGCTAATAGGTGGGCAAAATCAACGCACAGCCGGCTTTTCTCTGTGTGCTTTTTGACCACTTTGTTGATGCCGGCACAGGGAGGGGATTTATTCGATGCCATCACCTCCTCGGCCAAATACACTGAGAGAGACGCTGGCGTCATGGTGTACAATCTCGCTGGAGCTCTAAAGTACCTGCACAGCACGAACATTGTCCACAGAGACATTAAACCAGAGAACTTGCTGGTATGCATTCACACTTACAACGGTTTCTTTTCTACAAATCCAGCTGCTCAGTGACATTTAACTGAGCATGTATTTGGTTTTAGGTGTTTGAGTATCCAGATGGCACCAAGTCATTGAAATTGGGGGACTTTGGCCTGGCCACAGTGGTGGAAGGACCTTTGTATACCGTATGTGGAACTCCTACATATGTGGCTCCAGAAATCATCTCGGAGTCTGGGTAAGATAGATTTTTATAAAAGGGGGAGAAGATACTTTATGGGGCTTTCTGTACCTAGATCTTTTGTTTTCACCAGGGAAGGTGCTCGTTAAAGAGAAAAGTGCATGTTTTGACTCATTGTGAGTTGGTCTAAATCGAAACATCTGTTCTATGTACAAGTAGAAATGTGGCTCTGTAATACCGCTGTGCTGTAATCAGCTGTATGGAGATTAGAAGGAGATTGGTATTTTCTGCATAAATGGTTGTTGTGGTATAATTACTTCCATATCATTATAGTAGATTGAAACTTGGCTTTAACAAAATGGCAATATgttatttcaatattttatgTCCAGTCAGTCCCTACTGTATTTGTACCACTGGGATGATGGAAATTGTTTGCTGTAAGCTATTTAGCTTCAGTTAATCCTTAACTGaccttttctgtctctcctctttccACAGTTATGGTCTAAAGGTAGACATCTGGGCTGCAGGTGTCATCACCTACATCCTTCTTTGTGGCTTTCCTCCATTTAGGAGGTACTCGTCCTCTGTTCATATCGTCCAGCAAAGCTCATGTTTAAACTCTCAATCTCAAAATCTCAAACCATGTCATCATTATTCACTCCAGGCACCATGTGTTGTACCAAAGCAGTATTATAATTTTCGGTTTTAAACAACAGACACAATGTTGAGTAAAGGTTTCAGACATTAGAGACTATTTAAATACGGTAAGTAAAtaagtcacgttatttttcaaTATGTTTTTCATATGTGTCAATTAATTTCTGCTACATACACACTTGCTGTGATTAGTTATTGCGTCAAGAATTGTCCTCCTGCagtcagtttaaattaacatttataAAATCCGTGTTTACTTTATAGCAATTCACAGCTTTTATAATAAGCACATAATTAAGGGTAGGTTACAAGTGAGGCTATTCATTATTATGCATAAGTACATTGTGAAAAAACCAGCTCCGTCTGTATTGCAGATGTATGACATGTGTGCATAGTAATACTTTATgaatttgtctttttctttctatgTAGTGAGAGTAACCTGCAAGAGGATCTGTTTGAACAGATCCTTATGGGGCGACTGGACTTTCCCAGTCCTTACTGGGATAACATCACTGACTCAGCCAAGGTTAGGACCACAGACACATCCGTTCATTTATATTACTCTTGATGACACTCGTTCATTTTCCTGGAGAATTACGCTGACCAATGCACAGACTAGTCCTAACACTTACTTAACCTAAAaacaactagaaaatgcattttctgcagaaaatgcttgtgaaagctgaaactgaactgaactggaTTGCTGGCATAATTGCATAAGAAGAAtgtgaagtagtgagaatagttgaaaaagtagGAATGGTTTTAATGTTAATGGTtttaagtatgaatttcattgaaatgttgaataataccAATAATGTATTAAACAAAAGTGGAATATTATAAGGTTTTTCcgaaaagaaaagtcatagtatagcatgtcgaaaagtcatattatagcatgttgaaaaatgtgataaaaacagtaatagtatgtccaaaaaagtgatttttaagTTCTCCGTAGCTACCAGTCCACAGTCTATACTGTTATtacagggacttgaaccagtAACCTTCCAGTTCCCAAACCaagtccctacagactgagctacccTCAGAGTTGTGAAACTatctcgaaaaaagtgattaaaaaaagtcatgggatagtatgtcgaaaaaagtcatgtaaaagtatagtatatcagggaaaaaaagtcatacatgCAAAGCCTACTTGCTGATGCTTGTTGTAGCATTGCTAGTCAAATTGACACTGAATGgtagaaaaagtgataaaaaaaaaagtcataatatgtcaaaaaagtgatagtgGTGCTAGTTTCAGCAGTGCTAACAACTGAGCCACCGTCACAGTGAATAgtagaaaaagtgataaaaaagtaagtatagtatgtagaaagaattgtaaaaaaatgtcatagcatgtcggaaaaagtgatagtatagtttatcgtaaaaagtcatagtattttgaaaaaagtcatagtatagtatgttgaaaaaagtcatatagtatatcaaaaaatgtgattataaagtcatagtatgatgaaaaaagtcatagcatagtatgttgaaaaaagtcatagtatagtatgtcgaaaaagggcatagtatagtatgtcgaaaaaagtgattaaaaaaagtcatatagtatgtcaaaaaatttgattataaagtcatagtatagtatgtcaaaaaaagtgattaaaaaaagtcataatatatagaaaaaagtcatagtatactatgtcgaaaaaagtgatacaaatgtcatacaatagtatgtcgaaaaaatgataagtcaaagtatagtatgttgaaaaatgccatagtatgtcgaaaaaagtaattaaaaagtgatagaataggatgttgaaaaaagtgatagaatagtatgttgaaaaagtcatagtatagtatgttgaaaaaagtgataaaaagtcatagtatagtatgtgggaaaaagtaatattatagtatgttgaaaaatgtgattttaaagTCATAGTCATTAAacagtcatagaatagtatgttgaaaaaagtgatagtatagaatgtcaaaaaaagtcatggtatagtatgtcgaaaaaggtcattaaaaagtcatagtagcctatagtatgtcgaaaaaagtaataaaaatgtcttagtatactatgtcgaaagaAGTTATGAAAAGTCCAGGGGCTAAAATGCCTTTCTGgtccctgtagaaaggcattttctatgggcccctccccgcatccacagctattcattctagcatatttttgggtactcagtcccctttttcccacCAGTCTGACGCCCCtggaaaagtcatagcatactatgtcgaaaaaagtcttgacatgcaaactccacaaaaATGGCCAAGTCCTGACTGGGAATCAGGCCAAGGGACATAGTCTGTGGTGCCtacttgctggtgctagttgcATCattgctaaccactgagccaccctGACACAGTATAGgagaaaaagtgatacaaaagtaaatataaaaaagtcatagtatagtatgtcgaaagaaaacagataaaaaagtcatagtatggtatgtcgaaaaaaagtcatagtatagtatgtcggaaaaagtaataaaaaagtaataatattgTATGTAGGAAAAAGCGATGAAAGATTGACAAGAACACAACTTTTGTCTTCATCCCTGTAAAGTAGGTCTGAAACTAATTGCACCCTACAGGAGTCATCTAATCATTCTCTTATCACTCTTAGCTATCTGACCTGACACATGTCTATGTTTTCGTCATATTTGGCTCTTTCACTCTGTGTATTGGACCTCAAAACATATAACATTTCAAACACTCaaccaaaagtcatagtataacatgtaaAAGAGACTGAATGCAacacaacttttgtattcatctACTTCTACTCTTCATCCCTGTAAAGTAGGTCTGAAACTAATTGCACCCTACAGGATTTGACCACTCAACCTTCTGTCTTCCAATCATTTTTTTATCACTCTAAGCTATCTGACCTGACACAAAACCTACACTTATGgcatatttgtctctttcacttaGTATATTGAAGCTCAAAACTTACTGAAacatatagcatgtcgaaaaaagtgataaaatagtcatagtatgtcaaaaaaagtgaaagaaaagtcatagtatagtatgtcgataaaaacggataaaaaagtcatagtatagtatgtcgtaaaaaagaTTTGTAGCTTTGATGTCGTCCTAAACTGTGGTGTGGTTTGTTGCAGGAGCTGATAGGAAAGATGCTACAGGTCAACGCTGAGGCTCGATACACAGCACAAGACATCCTCTCGCACCCTTGGGTCACGGTATCTCAAAGCCCTGTTTGTCTCTGTATTTCTTTCGTATTCTGAACATTAAGATTGTCTGTCTGAAAAACCGTCGCACCACTTCCCCTCAttgcatatttgtgtgtatgtaggaCGACGCAGTCATGGAGAACAACATGCAGATGGAGGTCACAGGTAAACTGAAGACGCACTTTAACACTGCGCCTAAGCACAACAACACCACAGCTGCAGTGTCCGTCATCATGGTAAGCACCCAAAAGCATTCACAAACCAAAGTACGAGCAACTCACTGTTCTGCAAATATCAGtgttagatttttatttttatttttttagatataCTGCAGTCCTCTTTAGAGAGTAATCTTATGACCTACATCAAGAATAACTATCAGTGGCCTCTGTAATCTGCGGTATTGAGTTTTTTTTGACAGGGGTTTAATTGAAATTGACAAGGTGTCTGAAGCAGATTGCACATGTTCGGGCCTTCATCCAAACCTTTACTGCATGGTGGTGGATGTCTGACCCAAATACAGAAGACTGAGCTCCTTCTAATTCACTTTCACTGTATATGAATCTTACGCCCACTTAATCACCGGGCCAAGAATATCTGACCTCAATCATCGTCCAAGGCAGACAACTCCTAAACAACTTGTCCTGCTGTAAACATGTCGGACAGGATTTTAGAGACGGAATGACGGAGAAACTTGGGCGGGGCAGAAGAAGTCATTCCTGTTAGCGGTCACATCCTTCCTTCTTGTCTGTTTCAAAGCCTCACTTGCATCATTTCCTGTTGTACAGTTTGGCTTCCTCCACTCTTCATCTCTTCAGGTCACACTACCCATCAGCCCACTCtcttcttctgtctgtctgtctgtctgtctgtctgtctgtctgtctgtctgaactgAAAGCAGgaaaggggtggggggggggtctaaTTATAAATTTGATTTGATCGTCGCTGCAAAGAGCCTTATTTCTTGTTGTAAATTTCATTTGACAGTTTGAGGTGTAAATGTGGGCCCTGGTCttggcccctcctcctcctcttcatcctcttcctcctctcttctcctcctcacctCTCCCTCACACCCGACCCAGGACCAAAGGGGACGCCTGGAGCTAAGAGCCGGGTACACACTTCATAACCGCCCCCTCCTGCCTCCCTTCTTTCTTCCCAGCCATCACCCTTCCCTTTACCCACTTCCCTCCATCTATAACAActcccaccccctccccctgctctccctctctttcccttcctTCCGGTTTCTTTGTCAGGTCCCCCCCCCACGCCCCTCTTCTCCAACCGCCAGCTGCAGTATCTGCTCTCAATAACCAGCTGATATGGACCTCGCTAACATTCGCTCTGTCCTGGATTGACCCCTCTTAACTGTTTTCACATTCCTCATTCTGCTTCTTTGCTCACATTTCATTCTATATGTATCAATCATGAACTTTTATTTGCTGTGAAAACCATCATCTGTGTTTTGAAGGATGTGTTTATTTTATCACATTATCATGGAGGTCATTGAGCATGTTTACAGTGCTAATGCAAGCTAATGCAAGAGCCGTTTCATTTGCCTCCCTCTCTGCCATAAATTATTAtgatctctttaaaaaaaagctccTTAGAATCTACTTTCTGTGGGTCCACAAACCTAAAATTGGCTGCTCAGCACCGTTCCATGGTAATGGTACTCTGCTGCCACCTTGTGGAGACAATTAAGAACTGTGCTGGCACCATTCTGTAGTTTCAATTCACAGAGATGGATGCAAACCTATGTGGCTTTATTGCCTTGGATAGAAGATCCCCCCCCTGCCCATTTTTAAGGACAAGGTTGACGTTATTCTATATTTTAGTAGGTCACAAATAATAGAATAATGACAATCTTGTCTTTTAAAACTAGAACATTCACATTTAAATCACACCTTACCCCTGCATCCTATTGAGCGGTATGTGAATATCTCTTCACACTAACGGACATGTGTTTCTGCTGAACTAGTCACTTAAAAGTCTTAGTTTGTTCCAACTCAGTTTTCTCAAATGCAAAGGGTCATTTGGTCCGAACCAAATTGAGTTTAATGATGTGAAATACCAGATTAGCCCTGAGCTGGAACAACAACTGTCCACTGGCCGTCCTGCTTGTTGTGTTGACTTTGTTTTGTGAAGCTGTGAGTAAGACTAGTCTCTGTCCCTTTTTTGCTTCTCCCCTCTCCCTGCATTACGCCCCTCTGAATTAGCTCCAAGGCAATGGTATGTACTAACACCTTGACGCTACGCTTCGTCTGTTCTGCTGCTGAGATTCAGCACAAGGGCAAATGAGGAACACGATATTTAACCGATATCTGTCCCACGTCAGAAAAACATCATTGGCTTTACTTGATTCCAAAAGCACCATGTATTTATCTGTTGgaatgaaaatgtaaacattCATTCTCTCATTTGCCCTTTATCTGCATATAGAATAGCAGTGATTATCTGATTTGCCTTCTCATGGGTTCACGGGGTCTTTTCGTTTGATCATTTTTCAGTTATTTATGTTCATTACCATTAGCTTATTTCATCATGTGTGTTGTTCATTCATAGagatcataaaaaaaatacaagccTGGGTCAGCAGTTAATGACTGTaggtataaaaagaaaacatttagttGATTAAATCCCATTTGTCACCGCAAGAGCTAGACTATCATTCACAGGAAAGGACACAAGCATTAATCATTTTCAATAGAGAGTGACCCACAATATctcagttgtgattggtgttatTAAAGCTTCAATGGTACACCAGTATCAAGCaggtctgtccgtctgtctgtctgtcttggcAGAGCACAGCTCTAGATAAAGAGACCCTCCAGCTCACCATCCATCGTCGTCCACAGCCCCAACCAGTGCCATGTCCACCGTCGTCAACTGGCAAGAAAGTCCCTGCAAAACCAGCCTCGCCAACAAAGTCAGGACCAGCTTCTCCAACCAAACCGGCATCCCAGGCCAAAGAACCCAAACCCACCAAGACCGCTCGTCTCAAGGCACCAAAGAGCGCTGCGTCTGCTGTGCCTGatgccacacccacacccacttCCAGTGCTCCCTGCTCTCATTCCCCAGCGGACGGTGTTGATTTATCTCCTTCTGCCCCTGGAAGCTTGCTTTTCTCCCCTTCACCCTCTGCTGAAACTTTCCCCATCACCTCTTTGCCAGTTTCCACCCCTCCTGAAACAACCTCACCCTTCGCCACTCCCTGCTTTTCTCTCGAAACTCCCTCGCTCTCTGGCCCTCCTGCTCCTTTCGCCTGCAACCCTCCCTCTATACCCGTGTCATGCCCTTCCCCATCATCATCTCCCACCAAACTAGCCCAAGCCTCCTCTTCTCCCACCAAACCGGCCTCTCTTTCTCCCACCAAACGAgtcccttcctcctcttctaccAAAGAGGCAGCATCCCCGTCAATTTCCCCCTCAAAACAAGCTTCCCCCTCCCCAGTCTCCCCCATCAAACCTGTCATTTTctttccctccccctctcccgtCCATCCAACGctgtttccctctcctccctctacACCTCCCAGATCCACGACCCCGGCCTGTCCCGCTGACCCTCCATCTCCCAGCCCCGAAGCTGAAGAGCTGATGGAGATTTAAATGGCAACTCCGTAGTCAGTTTCTCCCCTCACTCCTTCCTCTTTTTGGGATGAGGAGGCTTAAACCTCCACCCTAAGCATTTCCAGTAGCTGTTAACTGAGCCAGTGATTGCTGTGTCCAtgttttttctctcactcttgTCGGAGGATAGAAGGCAAAAGAGCTTGttgagtgtatatgtgtgtttgtatttattaATAGAGGATGTGGAGGAAGGGAATGAAGTAAGCACATCACTGTTCTGAGTGGTTTGTCTTTAGAAGTCATGCATTACAATATCATGCTAATGTgaattcttttatttattatccCATTCTGACTGCCTGTGGCTCTTTTGTAAATAGTtattcattacacacacacacacacaattgtgaACTCCTATTGCTTTAGCAGAGGGACAGTAGGTCCATAATACAAGTATTTCAGCACATCAAACTTCTGAACTTGCTAGCATATCTACCTGTAGTGTAATCCAACTCTAACTACTATCAGTATTTTCTCTGACCACAGCCATCCCGATGGTAACCAAAAGTCTGTTAAACTTAAGACTCCTATTAAGTGTTGCCATCTACAGTACAGAGGGTTGACAAAATAAAGTACTATGTAGCTAATCTTGAATCAGGCCCTGCTTTGGTTAACAGCTTCAGCTCCACTTGGAGATTCTGTGCATTTGTGCGCCTTGAAGTCATGCATGTAAAAGAGTTAATAATCAGACATGTTAAAGCTGTTCACATTCAATTTAAAAAGGGTATGTTCAtccaaattacaaaacaataaTCTTCTAAAAACATTACCTAtagtgcagtggttcccaaccatTTTGGCTTAAGACCCCTTAAAACAATCTGTTGTCTACTTGTAAACCCTTGTTATAAACTGGATATTTCTCTGCATTGTGGCCATTTCAACcaaaaatttaaattgttttatttaaatacatacatCAAAAGCAAACCTCAGAAAAAGCTTTCCTCCTGTCCTGTTAATCATCTCCCAACCCCTCAGATCTATCTTGTGACCCCAGGTTTGGAACCACTGCTCTTGTTATTTAGCCATGCAGACGGCAAACAAAATCCCGTCCATTGTCTTTGGGTAGGAGCAGTAAGTTCAGAGAAACATATctccaataaaacaaaaactcttTGCATGTCCAGATACGGCTAAAAGAGAGGCAcaagttgttttgtttaaatttgggTGAACTGGCCCTTAAACTGACAAATGCATCTGCCATTGTAATTCATAAGTCAATTTGGCCGATTATTTTGTGCACCCACTCTGACAGACACGCTGACAACATTATCCACGTACTGTTTGTATTATTTGACGTGAACAGTGTAGTTGTACATAGTGTGAAGCACCGTAGTTTTCCACCTGAAACTTGAAGTATTGTTTTTGCCTACGTGTGTCTGAGCAGTAAAATGGCCCCTCAGTCCTAAATAACTACTGTACATAAGAATAGATCCGACATTAGAACCAAATTGCAGATTTGTTTCTAATAAACTGGAATTTTCAAAACTGAACTGCTTTTAGCTAGGACTTCAGTCCTGCACTGTAGTGAAGACACAGAACTTATTTACCAGCTGATCTAATTCCCGCTGACAACACTACGCTGTGGGTTGCATGACACTAATCAACactgttcctttaaaaataCTCAGTGGTTTTTGATCTGTTGGATTTATATGAATGAATGTTAGATCAAGGTGATGGGTTTGTGCCTGACCACTAGCTAAAGTTCATAACGTAATGATGCCTTTATTAAAACCAGCTTGGCTGAAAACATGGGGTTCCAAGAATCCTAAAAATAAGTTCTaagtgatttgtttttgttttgtaccCGTTTAAACTCCACAGCTGGTGTCAGTAGGGCTAACTCCTTCAGTGGTTCAACATGCCTCTTTACCTCTTCAGGATTTCCAGCTGCATGCATACTCCAAACCCACTTCCTATCAAGATTAAAAACCCTCACACATACAAAGTCATGTTGGCACATCATGTCATTTAGCTTCCTCTTATGTATATGTAGTTAAAAGTAGATTTTCATATGCAGTTTGTAAAGGGAAATTTGTATGAAAAGACAGTTTTAAAACAGGTTTATCATCTGTGTCAAACTGAAGCAACGGTTTTTATTAGGCAGAGAACGGCTGCTTTtaatgtcctattgttttgaaATGGAAGAACAGCAAAAATGCAATAAAGACTTCAAATGAATGTTTGGGAATATTTTGTGTTTGACGAAAGGTtaaccactagagggcgctATGCAGTTGTAGTGATTCCTAGTGAGAGACACTTGTACGAAAGACAACTCAAGTTATAAAATTCCATTTTATTGTCAGAACTCGGCACACAAAACACTCAAatgattgcaaaaaaaaaaaataggttaaTAGATAACAGTAGTTCTCATAAAACAGGAGATTCAAACCACAAAGcgaaaaacttgaaaataaaatttTCCCCCAAAATCAAAAGATACAAGTGGACgtttattttagt from the Perca flavescens isolate YP-PL-M2 chromosome 2, PFLA_1.0, whole genome shotgun sequence genome contains:
- the dclk2a gene encoding serine/threonine-protein kinase DCLK2 isoform X1, whose protein sequence is MSLSRSIEFEHFEEREKPHRTPRANSGSGSQSGSRGNGLVPSPAHSAHCSFYRTRTLQSLTSEKKARKVRFYRNGDRYFKGLVYAVSNDRFRSLDALLMELTRSLSDNVNLPQGVRTLYALDGGRRITSLDELVEGESYVCASNEAFRRVDYNKNVNPNWSVGCKTGTSRSLSSLITLKNELQRESKDFIKPKLVTVIRNGVKPRKAVRILLNKKTAHSFDQVLTDITDAIKLDSGAVRRLYTLEGKQIICLQDFFGDDDVFIACGPEKHRYAQDDFVLDHSGKASTAFITECRVLKTSHCRPATPNRTAKSPGPSRRSKSPGAARLPVHLSTSQSPIKSPVNGVSSSQISTPKSTKSSTPSPTSPRPIPCFKIPPSHHISSSNVNGSLNNHQEQTNQLSPEAVNGNRYLPASTILEKYKVGKVIGDGNFAVVKECVERSTGKEFALKIIDKAKCTGKEHLIENEVAVLRKVKHPNIIMLIEEVDTPSELYLVMELVKGGDLFDAITSSAKYTERDAGVMVYNLAGALKYLHSTNIVHRDIKPENLLVFEYPDGTKSLKLGDFGLATVVEGPLYTVCGTPTYVAPEIISESGYGLKVDIWAAGVITYILLCGFPPFRSESNLQEDLFEQILMGRLDFPSPYWDNITDSAKELIGKMLQVNAEARYTAQDILSHPWVTDDAVMENNMQMEVTGKLKTHFNTAPKHNNTTAAVSVIMSTALDKETLQLTIHRRPQPQPVPCPPSSTGKKVPAKPASPTKSGPASPTKPASQAKEPKPTKTARLKAPKSAASAVPDATPTPTSSAPCSHSPADGVDLSPSAPGSLLFSPSPSAETFPITSLPVSTPPETTSPFATPCFSLETPSLSGPPAPFACNPPSIPVSCPSPSSSPTKLAQASSSPTKPASLSPTKRVPSSSSTKEAASPSISPSKQASPSPVSPIKPVIFFPSPSPVHPTLFPSPPSTPPRSTTPACPADPPSPSPEAEELMEI